CCTTGATACCTGTGGTCTCACTAACTATATTCCAGCCGTTCCAATCCAGCTCAGGGAAGGTTGTATCGCCTTCAAAAATCTCCTCAATCCGAGTCACAATCAGCCGATCAGCATGTGGCCAAAACAGTGAATAAATCTCTGCTCCTCCGATGACCATTAACTCTTCCTGCTTTGCTAATTGGAGCCCTTCTTCCAGTGAATGAATTACTTCCGCACCTTCTGTCTGATAGCGCAGATCTCGGGTCAAGACAACGTTACGCCGGTTTGGCAGGCTTTTTCCTCCAAAGGATTCCCACGTTTTGCGTCCCATGAGTACCGTTTTATTAATCGTCTGCTCTTTGAAAAAGGCCATGTCTCTAGGGAGACGCCAGGGAAGTTTGTTATCTCGGCCGATCACACCATTTTGTGCCATAGCCCATATCATTGAAATGCCCATTTTCCCACCTCCCCTAATCAGATGGCGACAGGCGCCTTAATCCCTGGATGATATTCGTAATTTTCAAAAACAAAATCGTCGTAGGTATAATCAAAAATCGAATCCGGCTTGCGCAGAATTTTCAACTGAGGCAACGGATAAGGATCACGTTCCAACTGTGTATGC
The Paenibacillus peoriae DNA segment above includes these coding regions:
- a CDS encoding dihydrofolate reductase, giving the protein MGISMIWAMAQNGVIGRDNKLPWRLPRDMAFFKEQTINKTVLMGRKTWESFGGKSLPNRRNVVLTRDLRYQTEGAEVIHSLEEGLQLAKQEELMVIGGAEIYSLFWPHADRLIVTRIEEIFEGDTTFPELDWNGWNIVSETTGIKDDKNPYEYRFVVYGRTE